In Thermodesulfobacteriota bacterium, the sequence ATGTATATAGGCGAAGAATGGATGGTTTCTTCCCATCTTGTCAATCCACTTAACGACTTTCTTGTTGATATTCTCTATACTGCCTGCGGGCTCGTCATATTCCATAAAACCCTGCCCAAATCCAAGGAACGACCTAAGCTGCGCGTTTTGCACCCAGGCTGTGGTTAAAAAGCCGTTTTTAAGAAGGGCTTCTGCTATAGTCGTTTCCTCTTTGCTCAACGCATCTGAGGTTACTGGGTTAGCAGCGTCATCACCTACTGCGGCCGCATCCACCTCTCCCTTATATACCCCATGCTGATAGGGGTATAGGGAGGTAAATAGAGAAGCTATACTGGTCCTGGTAAAGGTGCTTTGGCTAATAGCTTGAGTGAATATAACCGCATCTTTAGAGAACTTGTCTATATTGGGTGTGGTGTTTCTATTATAACCATAGCAGCTTAGATGGTCAGCACGCAGCGCATCTACTAGAATCAGTACTACATTTGGGGATCGTGGTTCATGAAATCTATAAACAACGGGCGGTATCAGATTAACAATTACAATAACTCCTAAGAATAAAGCAGCCATCCTAATACCGGCAGGCGAAGTCTTTAGAATCCTAGACTTAGTCCATAGAAAAAGAACTGCCGAAACCAATAACCAGATTACTACAAAGCCCAAGCCGAGCTTTAGGTTGAATATAAGAGCGTCTGTCGTAAACAAATTAGACCAGTTTATTCCGCCAGCCTTATTGATCCTATATCCGAAAAACAGGAAGAAAGGGATACAGGATAGTCCTCCTGAAACAAAACAACTGACTTTCGTATTTTTGGTAATGCGTTCAAGAACAAATAATGAAAATAAATACAAAACGACCAGAAGAAAGGCTATTAGTATGCTCTCATTTATGCTAAGTTTTAAAAAGTCAAGAGAGACTAAATAGAGCCCATGAGATAAGTATTTCCAGCCTCTTAAAAGCCCGAGTATAACACCTCCGGCTAAACCTAGTACAAATATCAGGGTCAGGGTCTCGATCAGATATTTAAACCATTCTGAACGGGTGATTCTCGTGGCCATGATGCCTTCCTTTCTCTTTACTGAATATAGCCTAACGTTTTTAGTGACTCTTCTGTTTGCTTGTCAATCACAATCTCTTCCTGTGATACAAGTCCGTCTAACTGATCTGACGACTCCATCCAATCGAAAAGCTCCTTTTTAAGTTGGTCGGCTATTTTGACCTCAACATTGATCAGGTTGTTTAATTCGTTAGGGTCATTTTCAATATCGTATAGCTCAAACGGCATACCTTGCATAATTTTCTGGTCTTCTTTGTCCGGGATATAGATTAGTTTCCATTTCTTCGTGCGAATCACCCTCTGATAATCTTCTTGATATCCGGCTTCTGCAAACGCATGTTCCGGAATACTATGATTGTCTCCGAACATCAATGGCATCAAACTGGTGCCCTGAGCCTCCTCATGGATAGGGATATTCAAAATATCTAGTATGGTTGGCATGACGTTATTGAGTTCTACCGGATGGTCTATTATCTTAACATCCGATTTGAGTCCAGGAATCTTTACAATTAAAGGAACCCTGAGGCAATCATCATAAGCAAATCGGCCATGAGCAAAATACAAATTATGATCTCCTAGAGCTTCGCCATGATCCGCTGTGAAAATAATAATCGTATTATCACTAAGTCCCATATCTTTGACCAGATCCAAAACCCTCCCAATATTTTCATCCATGTATTTAATCTCTGCATCATACTGTGCTATATAGTAATCTAATTCATCGCGTCCCCTAAGAATTTCTGGAGAGCGACCACCGACCTCCCGATATGTTTGGTCGGTATTAATGGGCACTTTATTAGAACCATTATAATATTTGTCACGAACAAACATTTCATCGTAAGGTTGTGGAGGATTGTAAGGCCAGTGCGGGTCAACATAATGTAACCACATAAAAAACTTCCCCTTATGGGAATTGTCCCTTAACCAAGATAGCGCATATTCGGTAACGTGCTCCGCACGCTCAGATTCATGCTCTTGCCAAACTTCGATATACTCATCGAATCCCTGGTGAAAATTATATGCCTCAGCCAAGTTCCCATTGGTAACTATGCCTACAGTGGTGTAATTGGAATTTTTCATGATTTCAGGCAAAAGTAGAAAGTAGTCATCGATCTTCTTTCTTGTAGTTCTAGTTATACCATTATAATATCCATAGGTACTGGTCAGCATGCTGGCAAAGCTGGGTGTTGTTTTGGGCCACTGGGCAATTGCTTGAGAAAACAAAATCCCCTCTTTTGCTAGCCGGTCAATATGGGGCGAAGTGTCTCTGCTATACCCATAGCTTCCTAAGTGATCGGCTCTCAAAGTATCAGCGGTTATGAAGAGTACATTCATTCCATTTCTCTCGCTACGGAGGTTACTGTAGTAATAAACCCCATTCAGTACCAAAAGGAAAAAGATAGATATAGTGGCAAATTTGAAGCTAAATATTCTGGGGAAAACATGCTCAACAAATCGAGGAATTACCGATAATTTCTTCAGAACCATAAACCCGAGAGAAATAAACAATAATGTGAATATAGCGTTCAATGAAAGACCTTTCATAGATTGAAACGCTGGATACCAGGATGACTTATTGAGATAATAGCCAACGATTAAAAATAATCCAATCAGAAACACAGTGGTGAATATATAGTATGTATATTTCTTGCCCCTAGTTTCATCCTTGAGTAAATAAACAAGAATGACGTATAGGAGAAACATGATTAGAAATACGACCAGTGAAACGAGTAAAAACTCGATTGTGAAGCTGGTGGTTATGATCCGAAAGTAATAGAGCGCAGTACTGTACATTTCAAGCTCCATATAGCGATTAGAACCTACAAAAACTAATCCTTTTCCAATTCCCAGTATAAAACCAAGTACTACACCTAGCGCTAGGCTCATATGGATAATTTTTTTCAGGTCTTTCAATTTGTCGACGATTAAATCCATTTGTACCTCCCTAGCAGCTAAACCTCGTTAAACATACTTTATTTTTATTCAATGTATCCTAGAGACTTCAATTGCTCTTTAATGGGCTCGGTTAAATTGACTTTCTCCGGAGCCTCAGCCTTCTCAAGATTATGATAAATTTGCCGTTGAGCATTCAGCCAATCGAGCAGAGAAATTAAATAACTTTCAGCTTTATACGCGGTCTCTTTTGTTTTGATGCCCTCATCAAAAAGATTAACTTTCTCTTGCGGGTCGTCTAATAAGTCATAGAACTCCTTTCTAGGAGCCCTAAGATGGTGGATGAGTTTCGAATTTAGCGACCTAACCGCTACCAGGTTATTGGTGAGCCTAGAATAAACCAAAGAGTCGGTTGGTCTTTCGTTACCTTCTATTAAGGGCAACAGGCTGCGCCCTTGCATTTCGTTATTACGCTTCAGGCCGAGGTAATCTAGTATTGTAGGCAT encodes:
- a CDS encoding sulfatase, yielding MATRITRSEWFKYLIETLTLIFVLGLAGGVILGLLRGWKYLSHGLYLVSLDFLKLSINESILIAFLLVVLYLFSLFVLERITKNTKVSCFVSGGLSCIPFFLFFGYRINKAGGINWSNLFTTDALIFNLKLGLGFVVIWLLVSAVLFLWTKSRILKTSPAGIRMAALFLGVIVIVNLIPPVVYRFHEPRSPNVVLILVDALRADHLSCYGYNRNTTPNIDKFSKDAVIFTQAISQSTFTRTSIASLFTSLYPYQHGVYKGEVDAAAVGDDAANPVTSDALSKEETTIAEALLKNGFLTTAWVQNAQLRSFLGFGQGFMEYDEPAGSIENINKKVVKWIDKMGRNHPFFAYIHYLDLHDPYIPKPPYDTLYGEYSDLYSRVNVRDSAEWTKFRRAIKFNHMKLERKDLDQLIAYYDGQLNYIDAQIGLLLEELKRSGLYDNSLIILTSDHGDGFMEHGFISHSTVPYDELLKVPLIIKFPDSLYGGKVVNNQVRLIDIMPTILDFLKLNIDSEVTGFSLLAYFDDNHDFDGKFPEYAYSEFVSAMTTATSVRSGKFKYINIQGKEDEFYDLSVDPQEKNNIIDVVSPAKVEEFRRVALDIAKKRKEKESTEVVIDKDTIEDLKALGYIQ
- a CDS encoding sulfatase is translated as MDLIVDKLKDLKKIIHMSLALGVVLGFILGIGKGLVFVGSNRYMELEMYSTALYYFRIITTSFTIEFLLVSLVVFLIMFLLYVILVYLLKDETRGKKYTYYIFTTVFLIGLFLIVGYYLNKSSWYPAFQSMKGLSLNAIFTLLFISLGFMVLKKLSVIPRFVEHVFPRIFSFKFATISIFFLLVLNGVYYYSNLRSERNGMNVLFITADTLRADHLGSYGYSRDTSPHIDRLAKEGILFSQAIAQWPKTTPSFASMLTSTYGYYNGITRTTRKKIDDYFLLLPEIMKNSNYTTVGIVTNGNLAEAYNFHQGFDEYIEVWQEHESERAEHVTEYALSWLRDNSHKGKFFMWLHYVDPHWPYNPPQPYDEMFVRDKYYNGSNKVPINTDQTYREVGGRSPEILRGRDELDYYIAQYDAEIKYMDENIGRVLDLVKDMGLSDNTIIIFTADHGEALGDHNLYFAHGRFAYDDCLRVPLIVKIPGLKSDVKIIDHPVELNNVMPTILDILNIPIHEEAQGTSLMPLMFGDNHSIPEHAFAEAGYQEDYQRVIRTKKWKLIYIPDKEDQKIMQGMPFELYDIENDPNELNNLINVEVKIADQLKKELFDWMESSDQLDGLVSQEEIVIDKQTEESLKTLGYIQ